The Thermus filiformis genome contains a region encoding:
- a CDS encoding aspartate carbamoyltransferase catalytic subunit, whose amino-acid sequence MRHLLDFQGWSRKEVEDLFETARLMQEVLARPVKKVPALQGFTVATVFFEPSTRTRISFELAARRMSADVVSFSAASSSLEKGESYKDTLLTLEAMGVDAYVIRADAAGVPHQATRWVRGAVINGGDGRRAHPTQALLDAFTLLEALGSLEGRKIAIVGDILHSRVARSNAELLPLLGAEVWCAGPPTLLPERLPNVRLTPDLEEALKEADAVMALRLQKERMAAGLLPSLPEYVALYQITEERLRKAKPHAVLLHPGPMNRDVEVEGTLADSERSLVNRQVQNGVAVRMAVLYHLLVGRKA is encoded by the coding sequence ATGAGGCACCTTCTGGACTTCCAGGGCTGGAGCCGGAAGGAGGTGGAGGACCTGTTTGAGACCGCCCGGCTGATGCAGGAGGTCCTGGCCCGGCCCGTGAAGAAGGTGCCCGCCCTCCAGGGCTTCACCGTGGCCACCGTCTTCTTTGAGCCCTCCACCCGCACCCGCATCTCCTTTGAGCTGGCCGCCCGGCGGATGTCCGCAGACGTGGTGAGCTTCAGCGCGGCCTCGAGCTCCTTGGAAAAGGGGGAGAGCTACAAGGACACCCTCCTCACCCTCGAGGCCATGGGCGTGGACGCCTACGTGATCCGCGCCGACGCCGCCGGGGTGCCCCACCAGGCCACCCGCTGGGTGCGGGGGGCGGTGATAAACGGCGGGGACGGCCGCCGGGCCCACCCCACCCAGGCCCTCCTGGACGCCTTCACCCTCCTCGAGGCCTTGGGGAGCCTGGAGGGGCGGAAGATCGCCATCGTGGGCGACATCCTCCACTCCCGGGTGGCCCGCTCCAACGCCGAGCTCCTCCCCCTCCTGGGGGCCGAGGTCTGGTGCGCGGGGCCGCCCACCCTCCTGCCCGAGCGCCTGCCCAACGTCCGCCTCACCCCGGACCTCGAGGAGGCCCTGAAGGAGGCGGACGCGGTCATGGCGCTAAGGCTCCAGAAGGAGCGGATGGCAGCGGGCCTCCTCCCGTCCCTCCCCGAGTACGTGGCCCTCTACCAGATCACCGAGGAGAGGCTCCGGAAGGCCAAGCCCCACGCGGTCCTCCTCCACCCGGGCCCCATGAACCGGGACGTGGAGGTGGAGGGGACCCTGGCGGACTCGGAAAGGAGCCTGGTGAACCGGCAGGTGCAAAACGGCGTGGCGGTGCGCATGGCGGTGCTCTACCACCTGCTCGTGGGGAGGAAGGCATGA
- the pyrR gene encoding bifunctional pyr operon transcriptional regulator/uracil phosphoribosyltransferase PyrR has product MRFKAVIMGEEEVRRALVRMAHEIVERNKGAEDLVLVGIHTRGIPLAQRLAQLIGGFEGKEVPVGILDITLYRDDLSEIGLQPKVRETRIPFDLNGKSVVLVDDVLYTGRTARAALDALIDLGRPRRIYLAVLVDRGHRELPIRADFVGKNLPTARSEVVKVKLRETDGEDRVELWEKEAPSGAHREGA; this is encoded by the coding sequence ATGCGGTTCAAGGCGGTCATCATGGGCGAGGAGGAGGTCCGGCGCGCCCTGGTGCGGATGGCCCACGAGATCGTGGAGCGGAACAAGGGGGCCGAGGACCTGGTCCTGGTGGGGATCCACACCCGGGGCATCCCCCTGGCCCAAAGGTTGGCCCAGCTCATCGGCGGCTTTGAGGGGAAGGAGGTCCCGGTGGGGATACTGGACATCACCCTGTACCGGGACGACCTCTCGGAGATCGGCCTCCAGCCCAAGGTGCGGGAGACCCGCATCCCCTTTGACCTGAACGGGAAGAGCGTGGTCCTGGTGGACGACGTCCTCTACACGGGAAGGACGGCCCGGGCTGCCCTGGACGCCCTGATTGACCTGGGAAGGCCCCGGCGGATCTACCTGGCAGTCCTGGTGGACCGGGGCCACCGGGAGCTTCCCATCCGGGCCGACTTCGTGGGGAAGAACCTGCCCACCGCCCGGAGCGAGGTGGTCAAGGTCAAGCTCCGGGAGACGGACGGGGAGGACCGGGTGGAGCTTTGGGAGAAGGAGGCCCCGTCCGGGGCGCACCGGGAGGGGGCATGA
- a CDS encoding SPW repeat protein, which translates to MTRTAPWQDWANLVLGLWLLLSPWLLGYTSLTNALWNSVVVGILVALLALMHLRGGPVWEEWVNLLLGVWLILSPWILGFSGTGSATWNAVIVGVLVGLFALMVTREKPHAA; encoded by the coding sequence ATGACCCGGACCGCGCCGTGGCAGGACTGGGCCAACCTGGTGCTGGGACTCTGGCTTCTCCTGTCTCCGTGGCTTCTTGGGTACACCTCCCTGACGAACGCCCTTTGGAACAGCGTTGTCGTGGGCATCCTCGTGGCGCTCCTGGCCCTTATGCACCTCAGGGGCGGGCCCGTCTGGGAGGAGTGGGTGAACCTTCTTCTGGGCGTCTGGCTCATCCTCTCCCCCTGGATCCTGGGCTTCTCCGGCACGGGAAGCGCCACCTGGAACGCGGTGATCGTGGGCGTCCTGGTGGGCCTCTTCGCCCTCATGGTCACCCGGGAAAAGCCCCACGCCGCCTGA
- a CDS encoding metallophosphoesterase family protein, which translates to MRILHTADWHLGKLLKGIDRTPEVAKALEELLEIVRKERVDLVVVAGDLFDRPQVSVEAEEAAWRFFLGLHELGVPALVIAGNHDSRDRLEVHGRVLARFGVVVRGEVRFRGEGGVVDRPVRAGLLPFLSERRLLNFQEGELGEWRGQYAERMEKLLRHLSQEEDLLLAHLTVEGVRPGGGEFAFYLTNSYALPRQALPQRPRYIALGHIHRQEQVAENAWYSGSLIQLDFGEHEDAPRGALLVELPERGPARVFPVRGAWGRPLRTFRVRPEELDRAYEEMRRFGGYMRLVVEGHLVPEVRERLYQSLDRLLEIQQIVNVPPPPPRIVRNEVEAYCYYLESRYKTGKETEEKDSEKARCNEEENPRKKALLDRFRQVLMEVEGASL; encoded by the coding sequence ATGCGGATTCTCCACACCGCCGACTGGCATCTGGGAAAGCTCCTGAAGGGCATAGACCGCACCCCGGAGGTGGCAAAGGCCCTGGAGGAGCTTCTGGAGATCGTCCGGAAGGAGAGGGTGGACCTGGTGGTGGTGGCGGGCGACCTTTTTGACCGGCCCCAGGTCTCGGTGGAGGCGGAGGAGGCCGCTTGGCGCTTCTTCCTGGGGCTTCACGAGCTAGGGGTGCCGGCTTTGGTCATCGCCGGGAACCACGACTCGAGGGACCGGCTCGAGGTCCACGGCCGGGTCCTGGCGCGCTTCGGCGTGGTGGTCCGGGGGGAGGTCCGGTTCCGGGGGGAGGGTGGGGTGGTGGACCGGCCGGTGCGGGCGGGGCTTCTGCCCTTCCTCTCCGAGAGGCGGCTTCTGAACTTCCAGGAGGGGGAGCTCGGGGAGTGGCGGGGCCAGTACGCGGAGCGGATGGAGAAGCTTTTGCGCCACCTGAGCCAGGAGGAGGACCTTCTTTTGGCCCACCTCACCGTGGAGGGGGTGAGGCCCGGCGGGGGGGAGTTCGCCTTCTACCTCACCAACAGCTACGCCCTCCCCCGGCAGGCCCTGCCCCAGCGCCCCCGGTACATCGCCCTGGGGCACATCCACCGCCAGGAGCAGGTGGCGGAGAACGCCTGGTACTCGGGAAGCCTGATCCAGCTGGACTTTGGCGAGCACGAGGACGCCCCGCGAGGGGCGCTTTTGGTGGAGCTTCCCGAAAGGGGCCCCGCCCGGGTCTTCCCCGTGCGGGGGGCCTGGGGCCGGCCCCTCAGGACCTTCCGGGTCCGGCCGGAGGAACTGGACCGGGCCTACGAGGAGATGCGGCGGTTCGGGGGGTACATGAGGCTGGTGGTTGAGGGGCACCTGGTCCCGGAGGTGCGGGAGCGGCTTTACCAAAGCCTGGATCGTCTACTGGAAATCCAGCAAATAGTAAACGTTCCGCCACCGCCACCGCGCATCGTAAGAAACGAAGTGGAGGCCTACTGCTACTACCTGGAATCGCGGTATAAAACCGGGAAGGAGACCGAGGAGAAAGACTCCGAAAAGGCGAGATGTAACGAGGAGGAAAATCCAAGGAAAAAAGCCCTCTTGGACCGGTTCAGGCAGGTGCTCATGGAGGTGGAGGGTGCGTCCCTTTAG